From the genome of Kaistella daneshvariae, one region includes:
- a CDS encoding dipeptidase — MQETLNYIQENKQRYVDELFELLRIASISADPAYKDEVLKCADEVANFLKEAGADAVEVCPTKGYPIVYGEKITDKSLPTVLVYGHYDVQPPDPLELWKKPPFEPYIEKTELHPDGAIFARGSADDKGQFFMHIKAFEAMMKTNTLPCNVKFVFEGEEEVGSKNLEDFVKANKEKLSCDVILISDTHIYSNEQPTVTTGLRGLSYVEVEVEGPNRDLHSGLYGGAVPNPIHVLSRMIAGLIDENGHINIDGFYDNVEEVSTDERTEMNKLKDDPENFKKSIGLSGVEGETGFTTLERTSIRPTLDCNGIWGGYIGEGAKTVIPSKAFAKISMRLVPYQTPDEITEKFTAYFEKIAPENVKVKVTPHHGGMPYVLPSDTKEFAAAKKAMETAFGKEVLPYRSGGSIPITAMFEEVLGSKSVLMGFGLDSDAIHSPNEHYGLYNFYKGIESIPLFFENYAKG; from the coding sequence ATGCAGGAAACATTAAATTACATTCAGGAAAATAAGCAGCGCTATGTAGATGAACTTTTCGAACTTTTGAGAATTGCGTCCATCAGCGCAGACCCGGCCTACAAAGATGAAGTTTTAAAATGTGCCGATGAAGTTGCCAATTTTCTGAAAGAAGCCGGTGCTGATGCCGTAGAAGTTTGTCCAACTAAAGGTTACCCGATCGTTTATGGTGAAAAAATCACCGACAAATCTTTACCAACGGTGCTTGTTTACGGCCATTACGACGTGCAGCCACCAGATCCGCTGGAACTTTGGAAAAAACCACCTTTCGAGCCATATATTGAAAAAACTGAACTTCACCCGGACGGTGCTATTTTTGCACGCGGGTCAGCAGATGATAAAGGCCAGTTTTTTATGCACATCAAAGCATTTGAAGCGATGATGAAAACCAATACTTTACCATGCAACGTGAAGTTCGTTTTCGAAGGTGAAGAGGAAGTGGGTTCCAAGAACCTCGAAGATTTTGTTAAGGCAAACAAAGAGAAATTGTCGTGTGATGTGATTTTAATTTCCGACACGCATATTTATTCCAATGAACAGCCGACGGTTACCACAGGCTTGCGCGGTTTGAGCTATGTGGAAGTGGAAGTTGAAGGTCCGAACCGTGATTTGCATTCCGGATTGTACGGCGGTGCGGTACCGAACCCGATTCACGTGCTGTCACGAATGATCGCGGGTTTAATCGATGAAAACGGTCACATCAACATCGATGGTTTTTACGATAATGTGGAAGAAGTTTCTACGGACGAGCGCACGGAAATGAATAAGCTGAAAGACGATCCGGAAAATTTCAAAAAATCGATTGGTTTAAGTGGTGTAGAAGGCGAGACGGGTTTCACGACTTTAGAAAGAACTTCCATTCGTCCGACTTTAGACTGCAACGGAATTTGGGGCGGCTATATCGGCGAAGGCGCAAAAACGGTAATTCCGTCCAAAGCTTTTGCGAAAATTTCGATGCGTTTGGTTCCGTATCAAACTCCCGACGAGATCACCGAAAAATTTACCGCTTATTTTGAGAAGATTGCTCCGGAAAATGTAAAAGTAAAAGTGACGCCGCATCACGGTGGCATGCCATACGTTTTGCCAAGCGATACCAAGGAATTTGCTGCGGCGAAAAAAGCGATGGAAACGGCTTTTGGTAAAGAAGTGTTGCCATACAGAAGTGGTGGAAGTATCCCAATTACCGCAATGTTTGAAGAAGTTTTAGGTTCAAAATCGGTGTTGATGGGCTTTGGTTTGGATTCCGATGCGATTCACTCACCAAACGAACATTATGGACTTTACAATTTCTACAAAGGAATTGAAAGCATTCCGCTCTTCTTTGAAAATTATGCAAAAGGATAA
- a CDS encoding THUMP-like domain-containing protein, which translates to MKNILKKEIQDYINANLSTDLHSLLLKKSPFPEVPMQEIVQQIKGKKVAQKKFNFLLKEGVIFPPNLNLEQASSRATAEYKAENVSGKSFVDLTSGFGIDAYFLSQNFEEVFLVEQNRELLDIVQHNWKILGKKAIFFNNTLENFLAENQRRFDLIYLDPARRDANKNKKFLLEDLSPNLLEIQQNLLKTAPEILVKLSPLIDISYLISVLPNISEIQIIAVRNEVKELVILLETEKSAVSPQIICTNLESEDAVFSFNYHEEKEAIPKFFEPLKYLYIPNNSVLKSGGFNVLAQKCNLEKLAPNTHFYTSDNFKENFPGRVLEVEIINFSQIKKGEKYNIISKNHPLSPEEIKKKYKIKDGGSRYLIFTQSLKNKIILRSI; encoded by the coding sequence ATGAAAAATATTCTTAAAAAAGAAATACAGGATTACATCAATGCAAATCTCAGCACAGATTTGCATTCTTTATTGTTGAAAAAATCGCCGTTTCCGGAAGTTCCAATGCAGGAAATTGTGCAGCAGATCAAAGGCAAAAAGGTCGCGCAGAAAAAATTTAATTTTTTGCTCAAAGAAGGCGTTATTTTTCCGCCCAACCTGAATTTGGAACAGGCATCATCGCGGGCGACAGCAGAATACAAAGCCGAAAATGTTTCCGGAAAAAGCTTTGTTGATTTAACTTCCGGTTTTGGAATTGACGCCTATTTTCTTTCCCAAAATTTCGAGGAAGTTTTTTTGGTGGAACAAAACCGGGAACTGCTTGACATCGTGCAGCACAACTGGAAAATTCTGGGCAAAAAGGCCATTTTTTTTAATAATACCTTAGAAAATTTTTTAGCGGAAAACCAGCGAAGATTTGATCTGATTTATCTGGATCCGGCGCGGCGCGATGCAAACAAAAACAAAAAATTTCTGCTTGAAGATCTCTCACCAAACCTTTTAGAAATTCAGCAAAATTTGCTCAAAACAGCGCCAGAAATTTTGGTAAAACTGTCGCCGCTCATTGATATTTCCTACCTGATTTCGGTGTTGCCGAATATTTCAGAAATTCAAATCATCGCGGTGCGCAATGAAGTAAAGGAACTTGTAATTCTTTTGGAAACCGAAAAAAGTGCTGTTTCACCTCAAATAATCTGTACCAATTTGGAAAGTGAAGACGCGGTTTTTTCCTTTAATTATCATGAAGAAAAAGAAGCAATTCCGAAATTTTTCGAACCTTTAAAATATTTATATATTCCAAATAATTCGGTGCTGAAATCGGGCGGATTTAATGTTTTGGCTCAGAAATGCAATCTCGAAAAACTGGCGCCAAATACGCATTTTTACACTTCTGATAACTTTAAAGAAAACTTTCCGGGAAGAGTTTTAGAAGTGGAAATCATTAATTTCAGCCAAATAAAAAAGGGTGAAAAGTATAATATAATTTCGAAAAATCACCCGCTTTCGCCGGAAGAAATTAAGAAGAAATACAAAATCAAAGATGGCGGAAGCCGTTATTTAATTTTCACCCAAAGTTTAAAAAATAAAATTATTTTAAGGTCTATTTAG
- a CDS encoding methylmalonyl-CoA mutase family protein produces the protein MFEKVSLQDWENLVKKQLKTDDIYAVLSKENLENLSVKPYYDTVENPLPNLPKVEESTHLVSKYHESAEENVFAFLLDENVQDLTEKAIFVNNADLAEHISTEETNRYFSLIDIFSDTKNGDINEQLGKELLAKNFERNICIDISLHQNAGASLIQQLAISLGKAKELVEIFGAEILSKLVFKIAIGSNYFFEIAKIRALKLLFFQFTKEYSLEEIPFIFAETTFRNKSKADPENNLIRSTLELSAAMIGGADAVFSNDYQLENSDSVSEEISFKQQIVLAYESIINVFDDAANSSYYVEDLTQQLATKSWNAFLEMEVNGGYCALLKSGTLQNEIYEQALKEQNWVEEGKIKIIGVNLYPKSEKKKSADEMYSNTEIKTVRLAEMFE, from the coding sequence ATGTTTGAAAAAGTATCGCTGCAGGATTGGGAAAATCTGGTCAAAAAGCAGCTGAAAACCGACGATATTTACGCGGTTCTGTCGAAAGAAAATCTGGAAAATCTTTCGGTAAAACCGTATTACGACACGGTGGAAAATCCGTTACCGAATTTGCCTAAAGTCGAAGAATCGACGCATCTTGTATCGAAATATCACGAAAGTGCGGAGGAAAATGTTTTCGCTTTTCTGCTTGATGAAAACGTGCAGGATTTAACCGAAAAAGCCATTTTTGTAAATAATGCCGATTTAGCCGAACATATTTCAACCGAAGAAACCAACCGATATTTTTCTTTAATCGATATTTTTTCCGACACTAAAAATGGTGACATTAACGAGCAGTTGGGCAAAGAACTTTTAGCGAAAAATTTCGAGCGGAATATTTGTATCGATATTTCTTTGCACCAAAATGCCGGTGCATCGTTGATTCAGCAACTTGCAATTTCTTTAGGTAAAGCTAAAGAATTGGTGGAGATTTTCGGTGCAGAAATTCTGTCAAAACTCGTTTTCAAAATCGCAATTGGCAGCAATTATTTTTTTGAAATTGCAAAAATTCGCGCTTTAAAGCTGCTTTTTTTTCAGTTTACCAAAGAATATAGCTTGGAAGAAATTCCGTTTATTTTTGCGGAGACCACATTCAGAAATAAATCAAAAGCGGATCCGGAAAATAATCTCATCCGTTCTACATTGGAACTTTCTGCTGCAATGATTGGCGGCGCAGATGCGGTTTTCAGCAACGATTATCAGCTTGAAAATTCAGATTCGGTTTCTGAAGAAATTTCCTTTAAACAGCAGATTGTTCTGGCGTATGAAAGTATCATCAATGTTTTCGATGATGCCGCGAACAGCAGTTATTATGTTGAAGATTTAACACAGCAACTTGCTACAAAATCCTGGAACGCTTTTCTGGAAATGGAAGTAAATGGCGGCTATTGCGCACTTTTGAAAAGCGGAACGCTTCAAAACGAAATTTACGAGCAGGCGCTGAAAGAGCAAAATTGGGTGGAAGAAGGCAAAATAAAAATCATTGGCGTAAATCTTTATCCGAAATCGGAAAAGAAAAAATCTGCGGATGAAATGTATTCAAACACCGAAATTAAAACCGTGCGTTTGGCGGAAATGTTTGAGTAA
- a CDS encoding FtsB family cell division protein, giving the protein MEDLIKEIKPKSAGMKLFQKYVINKYFVTVFLFLVWMVFFDSTSFLVINELNGEINKYEEQLAYYQSEYKKNDEFYKKLMNNKEEKEKFARENYFMKKPNEEIFILVVDSAKAVK; this is encoded by the coding sequence ATGGAAGACTTAATTAAAGAAATTAAACCGAAATCAGCCGGTATGAAACTTTTTCAGAAATACGTCATCAATAAATATTTTGTGACGGTGTTTCTGTTTTTGGTTTGGATGGTTTTCTTCGACAGTACTTCTTTTTTGGTTATTAATGAGCTGAACGGCGAAATAAATAAATACGAGGAACAACTCGCATATTATCAGTCTGAATACAAGAAAAACGACGAGTTCTACAAAAAGCTGATGAATAATAAGGAGGAAAAAGAAAAGTTTGCGCGCGAAAATTATTTTATGAAAAAGCCAAACGAAGAGATCTTTATTTTGGTCGTGGACAGCGCGAAAGCCGTGAAATGA
- the udk gene encoding uridine kinase, giving the protein MLVIGIAGGTGSGKTTVVNKILQQLNTEGVNVLSQDNYYHDNQHLTLSEREMLNYDHPKSIDFELLIKHVKALNMGESIDQPLYSFVTHSRTGDHVSIEPKNVLIVEGILVLTNSELLKEYDLKVFVHADSDERLIRRIRRDTQERGRDLQEVLHRYQTTLKPMHQEFIEPSKNEADLIVPNMKQNTVAIDFLSTVINNTLKKTH; this is encoded by the coding sequence ATGCTCGTTATTGGAATTGCTGGCGGAACCGGCTCCGGAAAAACCACAGTAGTCAACAAAATTTTACAGCAACTGAACACCGAAGGGGTGAACGTGCTTTCGCAGGATAATTATTACCATGATAACCAGCATCTTACTTTGTCTGAACGCGAAATGCTGAATTACGACCACCCGAAATCCATCGATTTTGAACTGCTGATAAAACACGTAAAAGCCTTAAATATGGGCGAAAGTATCGATCAGCCGTTGTACTCGTTTGTCACGCATTCCCGTACCGGCGATCACGTTTCCATTGAACCGAAAAATGTACTGATTGTAGAAGGAATTTTGGTTTTGACCAATTCTGAACTTTTGAAAGAATATGATTTGAAAGTCTTTGTTCATGCTGATTCCGATGAAAGGTTAATTCGCAGGATTCGTAGGGATACGCAGGAAAGAGGCCGGGATTTGCAGGAAGTTTTGCACCGTTATCAAACTACTTTAAAACCGATGCATCAGGAATTTATCGAGCCTTCCAAAAACGAAGCGGATCTCATTGTTCCGAATATGAAGCAAAACACCGTTGCTATTGATTTTCTCTCTACCGTCATCAACAACACGCTGAAAAAAACGCATTAA
- a CDS encoding SanA/YdcF family protein, with amino-acid sequence MILANIWVYAVTNGKTYTKISKIPPRETALVLGTSPKMRSGLSNPYFTSRMNATALLYHHGKIRKIIVSGEKSRGYDEPDAMKNYLVYQEGVPENIIIEDPKGFKTQASIKNCIEVYHEKNVIIVSQGFHNLRALFYARNNGMNALSFEAQDVLANQSYYRNQSREFLARVVAVIYYIFNIEKDPINQL; translated from the coding sequence ATGATTCTGGCCAATATTTGGGTTTACGCAGTCACCAACGGAAAAACGTATACCAAAATCTCTAAAATTCCGCCGCGTGAAACCGCTTTGGTACTGGGCACTTCACCCAAAATGCGATCCGGACTTTCAAATCCGTATTTTACCTCCAGAATGAATGCTACGGCGCTTTTGTATCACCACGGAAAAATCCGGAAAATCATCGTGAGCGGCGAAAAAAGCCGCGGTTACGACGAGCCCGACGCCATGAAAAACTATCTGGTTTACCAGGAAGGCGTGCCTGAAAATATTATTATTGAAGATCCGAAAGGTTTTAAAACGCAGGCCAGCATTAAAAACTGCATTGAAGTGTACCACGAAAAAAATGTAATTATTGTTTCGCAGGGTTTTCACAACCTGCGCGCGTTGTTTTACGCCCGAAATAACGGCATGAACGCGCTGAGCTTCGAAGCACAGGACGTTTTGGCAAATCAAAGTTATTACCGAAATCAATCGCGGGAATTTTTAGCGCGCGTGGTCGCGGTAATTTATTACATTTTCAACATCGAAAAAGATCCGATAAACCAGCTGTAA
- a CDS encoding 2Fe-2S iron-sulfur cluster-binding protein: MENLSSKGRQIEFHRLKLTKKQQLTKSVFSVEFEVPPSLKDKYKFEAGQYVTLKFLWREDFVQKDFSMTSAPFEGKISLGIKINSAESPANSLIEHIEVGSEVEVSVPRGRFTLVSKPHEFRTIVGFAGGIGITPILSHFKNILFNEPRTRLFLFYGNKSAEDVAFRSELNELKIKYPERFEVYHFYSREKVGNGIYEGRLDEKKVALIINQFLLLDDTDEESTIWDAVDEVLICGKGEMIKALANACYKHGIPKKNIHFELFQEFNEDIFPVEKEFPLLENIEVDFKLLGNQHHTTLANNKIRLLQQLLIQGFPVPYSCKSGICGSCECILEEGEVELLENEYLTKKEEAAGKILACMSVVLSKKIKVNFDLV; this comes from the coding sequence ATGGAAAATCTCTCATCGAAAGGCCGACAAATAGAATTTCACAGGCTAAAATTAACGAAAAAGCAACAACTGACCAAAAGCGTCTTTTCCGTTGAATTTGAAGTTCCGCCGTCTTTAAAGGATAAATATAAATTTGAAGCCGGCCAGTATGTGACTTTAAAGTTTTTGTGGCGCGAAGATTTTGTTCAAAAAGATTTTTCGATGACTTCGGCGCCTTTCGAAGGGAAGATTTCACTCGGAATTAAAATTAATAGCGCAGAAAGTCCCGCGAATTCTTTAATTGAACATATTGAAGTTGGGTCAGAAGTGGAAGTTTCTGTGCCACGTGGCCGCTTTACCTTGGTTTCAAAACCACATGAATTCCGCACCATTGTTGGTTTTGCCGGCGGAATCGGTATCACACCGATTTTGAGCCATTTTAAAAATATTTTATTTAATGAGCCGCGCACGCGACTGTTTCTGTTCTATGGAAATAAAAGTGCGGAAGATGTGGCTTTTCGTTCCGAGCTGAATGAACTGAAAATTAAATATCCGGAAAGATTTGAAGTTTATCATTTTTATTCCCGTGAAAAAGTTGGAAACGGAATTTATGAAGGCAGACTCGATGAAAAAAAAGTCGCCCTCATCATCAACCAGTTTTTGCTCCTCGACGACACCGACGAAGAAAGCACGATTTGGGATGCGGTGGATGAAGTCTTAATTTGCGGCAAAGGTGAAATGATTAAAGCTTTAGCAAACGCTTGTTACAAACACGGAATTCCGAAAAAAAATATTCACTTTGAACTTTTTCAGGAATTTAATGAAGATATTTTTCCGGTGGAAAAAGAATTTCCGCTGCTGGAAAACATCGAGGTCGATTTTAAACTTTTGGGAAATCAGCACCACACGACTTTAGCCAATAATAAAATCAGGCTTTTGCAGCAGCTTTTAATTCAGGGGTTTCCGGTGCCGTATTCCTGCAAATCAGGGATTTGTGGCAGTTGCGAATGTATTTTGGAAGAAGGTGAAGTGGAACTTTTGGAAAATGAATATTTGACAAAAAAGGAGGAAGCTGCCGGTAAAATACTGGCGTGCATGTCGGTGGTTTTAAGTAAAAAAATTAAAGTAAATTTCGACTTGGTTTAA
- a CDS encoding TlpA family protein disulfide reductase, with the protein MKNLISSLLVLTIIVSCNKETEVAETTDSATVDSSAAMVNEVEEAAVPFEKVEWTPEEASKMLANQNNDTLYVTNFFATWCGPCVKEIPHFKQKMAEMKDQKVKYTFVSLDERSDWDGVVPQFVEKFKLSPNVVLLDGSKITPDFFMKNFKKWDGGAIPFTLMRKGDKTDETLGSMSEEMLTQKLNSFN; encoded by the coding sequence ATGAAAAATTTAATTTCCAGCTTGCTGGTTCTCACCATAATTGTGTCGTGTAATAAAGAAACAGAAGTCGCTGAAACCACAGATTCGGCCACCGTAGATTCTTCTGCAGCAATGGTAAATGAAGTTGAAGAAGCAGCTGTACCTTTCGAAAAAGTAGAATGGACACCGGAAGAAGCTTCGAAAATGCTGGCGAATCAAAACAATGACACTTTATATGTGACCAACTTTTTCGCAACCTGGTGCGGACCGTGTGTGAAGGAAATTCCGCATTTCAAGCAAAAAATGGCTGAAATGAAAGACCAAAAAGTGAAATATACTTTCGTGAGTTTAGACGAACGTTCTGATTGGGATGGTGTGGTGCCGCAGTTTGTAGAAAAATTCAAGCTTTCACCGAACGTGGTGCTTTTGGACGGTTCTAAAATTACACCCGATTTCTTCATGAAAAACTTCAAAAAATGGGACGGCGGCGCGATACCTTTTACTTTGATGAGAAAAGGCGATAAAACCGATGAAACTTTAGGTTCTATGAGCGAAGAAATGCTGACGCAAAAATTAAATTCCTTCAATTAA
- a CDS encoding iron ABC transporter permease: MTKDFKILTLLLLVGIMFSLLVNLNIGFLSLNFSDFFTANAENSQIAQLRVNRVLVMLLAGISIPTSGFLLQEYFQNPLAGPSVLGITSVASLSVAFYIFFSQDFLLPEFLQNSFLSFSAIAGSLVLMFILLAFSGKFQDKSFLIIFGFLVSALAGAVVSILQFYAENQSLKNYILWSFGANNQVSRSQIYILAAIVFFGLILSFKSIKPLIGNSLGSAYAQSLGVNLRSLKFLIIISSSLLSASVTAFLGPILFIGIVVPHFSRMIYNPAKLWQQWILNMLLGILIMEFFSIISESTQFPLNVITSLFGIPVILMMMLKSRKI, from the coding sequence ATGACGAAAGATTTTAAAATTCTTACTTTACTATTGCTCGTCGGCATCATGTTTTCACTTTTGGTGAATTTGAATATTGGTTTTCTCAGTCTAAACTTTTCCGATTTTTTCACGGCAAATGCTGAAAATTCCCAGATTGCGCAACTACGCGTAAACCGCGTTTTGGTGATGCTTTTGGCGGGTATTTCGATTCCAACATCGGGATTTTTGCTGCAGGAATATTTTCAAAATCCGCTGGCGGGGCCGTCGGTTTTAGGAATCACGTCGGTTGCGAGCTTAAGCGTTGCCTTTTATATCTTTTTCTCGCAGGATTTTTTGCTGCCGGAATTTTTGCAAAACAGTTTTCTGAGTTTTTCTGCGATTGCGGGAAGTTTGGTTTTGATGTTTATTTTACTGGCTTTTTCGGGTAAATTTCAGGATAAATCTTTCCTCATCATTTTTGGGTTTTTGGTTTCTGCATTGGCGGGCGCCGTTGTTTCGATTTTACAGTTTTACGCGGAAAACCAAAGTTTAAAAAACTATATTTTGTGGAGTTTTGGCGCTAACAATCAGGTTTCGCGAAGCCAAATTTATATTCTTGCAGCCATCGTTTTTTTTGGATTGATTTTAAGTTTTAAAAGCATAAAACCTTTAATCGGAAACTCTTTAGGGTCGGCGTACGCACAAAGTTTAGGCGTGAATTTAAGAAGCTTGAAATTTTTAATCATCATTTCCTCATCGCTGCTTTCCGCTTCTGTCACGGCATTTTTAGGTCCGATTTTATTCATCGGAATTGTGGTTCCGCATTTTTCGCGAATGATTTACAACCCGGCAAAACTATGGCAACAGTGGATTTTAAATATGCTTTTGGGAATTTTAATCATGGAATTTTTCTCCATCATTTCAGAAAGCACGCAATTTCCGTTGAATGTAATCACCTCGCTTTTCGGAATTCCGGTTATTTTGATGATGATGTTGAAAAGCAGAAAAATTTAG
- a CDS encoding ABC transporter ATP-binding protein: MILEIKNATIGYRTPLIKEVNTSLDLGEICLLIGNNGVGKTTLIKSILHQNSLLNGQIFIKSKNIKESSNQEIAESVAVVFSKSDIPQNYTLRDLVSFGKYIHYPYYFELNSTDKEEVEEIIESLHLNPYADFALHQLSDGNLQKAFIGRALAQNSPFIILDEPTTHLDEENKIIILKLLRNLAKAKNKLILFSSHDWRLAKEFADKIWLLHDQKIEAGIAEEILLKHDELLNPGLFDFTENFVPPKILAPDLHKEMLYSFLQKNYPKNLSKLIFTFQAGIWVISADEIQTNCTSFTEISQFLAKHY; the protein is encoded by the coding sequence ATGATTTTAGAAATAAAAAATGCCACGATCGGTTACCGGACGCCTTTGATAAAAGAGGTGAATACTTCTCTGGACTTGGGAGAAATCTGTTTGCTGATCGGCAATAACGGCGTCGGAAAAACGACTTTAATTAAAAGTATTCTGCACCAAAATTCGCTGCTAAACGGGCAAATTTTTATAAAAAGCAAAAATATTAAAGAAAGCTCCAACCAGGAAATTGCTGAAAGTGTAGCGGTTGTTTTTTCAAAATCGGATATCCCGCAGAACTATACGCTGCGCGATTTAGTTTCTTTCGGAAAGTACATTCATTATCCCTATTATTTTGAGCTAAATTCCACTGATAAAGAAGAAGTTGAAGAAATTATTGAAAGCTTACATTTAAACCCGTACGCGGATTTTGCTTTGCATCAGCTTTCAGACGGAAATCTTCAGAAAGCATTTATTGGCCGTGCTTTAGCACAAAATTCTCCTTTTATCATTCTGGATGAGCCAACCACGCATTTGGACGAAGAAAACAAAATCATCATCCTGAAACTTCTTCGCAATCTGGCTAAAGCAAAAAACAAACTGATTCTTTTTTCCTCGCACGACTGGCGTTTGGCAAAAGAATTCGCAGACAAAATTTGGCTGCTGCACGACCAAAAAATTGAAGCCGGCATCGCCGAAGAAATTTTGCTTAAGCATGATGAATTATTAAATCCAGGACTTTTCGATTTTACCGAAAATTTTGTTCCGCCCAAAATTCTTGCACCGGATTTACACAAAGAAATGCTTTACTCTTTTCTGCAAAAAAACTACCCAAAAAACCTTTCAAAACTTATTTTTACGTTTCAAGCTGGTATTTGGGTAATTTCCGCTGATGAAATTCAAACAAACTGCACATCTTTTACCGAAATTTCGCAATTCCTCGCAAAACATTATTAA
- a CDS encoding MarR family winged helix-turn-helix transcriptional regulator codes for MNKPIADKVENVDLILKSTWLAVSKMYSEMAQDHDATAVQALTLLKIDPKEGTRSTNLGPKMAIEPTSLTRIIKLLEDNGYIYKEKTTNDKREVIIKLTEKGLNSRNLSKEAVVTFNKKVAEKIPAEKLEIFKNVMNDILKIANELNNKK; via the coding sequence ATGAACAAACCAATCGCTGATAAAGTTGAAAATGTAGATTTAATATTAAAGTCCACCTGGCTCGCTGTTTCAAAAATGTACTCCGAAATGGCGCAGGATCATGACGCTACCGCTGTACAGGCGCTCACTCTTTTAAAAATTGATCCTAAAGAAGGCACCAGAAGCACAAACCTGGGACCGAAAATGGCAATTGAGCCGACTTCGCTCACACGCATCATCAAGCTGCTGGAAGATAACGGCTATATCTATAAGGAAAAAACCACCAACGACAAACGCGAGGTCATCATCAAACTTACTGAAAAAGGTTTGAATTCGAGAAATCTTTCCAAAGAAGCGGTGGTGACCTTTAACAAGAAAGTTGCAGAAAAAATACCGGCTGAAAAGCTGGAAATTTTTAAAAACGTAATGAACGATATTTTAAAAATTGCAAACGAATTAAATAACAAAAAATAA